A single window of Nasonia vitripennis strain AsymCx chromosome 4, Nvit_psr_1.1, whole genome shotgun sequence DNA harbors:
- the LOC100115670 gene encoding autophagy-related protein 101, translating to MNARTQLFELSMEGRQVDEAVASIFHSVLFHRSLGKFKYKQEGSYSVGTVGYQDVDCDFIDFTYVCCSSAHLDQTLKREISGFSEALRSNGSPGSGQISLEFFQKKKNRWPFATECIPWEVWTVRLELIKLATEHERQICREKVGDLLTDKILYITEVMNRHDYLPKMPNQAELDLIFDTSYPDIQPYLFKLNFTTSGPSVTTMGNTMKKLIKETLSI from the coding sequence ATGAACGCACGCACGCAGCTGTTTGAGCTGAGCATGGAGGGTCGCCAAGTCGATGAGGCAGTGGCGAGCATCTTCCACAGCGTGCTCTTCCACCGAAGTCTTGGCAAGTTCAAATACAAGCAGGAGGGCAGCTATTCAGTCGGAACGGTTGGCTACCAGGACGTCGACTGCGACTTCATCGATTTCACCTATGTCTGCTGCTCGTCGGCCCACCTCGACCAGACACTGAAGCGCGAGATCTCGGGCTTCTCAGAGGCGCTGCGCTCGAACGGCAGCCCCGGTTCCGGACAGATATCCCTCGAGTTCTtccaaaagaagaagaatcgCTGGCCCTTCGCCACCGAATGCATACCCTGGGAGGTTTGGACCGTCAGGCTCGAGCTCATCAAACTCGCCACGGAACACGAGAGACAGATCTGCCGCGAGAAGGTCGGTGACCTTCTCACCGACAAGATTCTCTACATCACGGAGGTAATGAACCGACACGACTACCTGCCTAAGATGCCGAATCAAGCCGAGCTTGATTTGATCTTCGATACGTCGTATCCCGATATTCAGCCGTATCTATTCAAGCTGAACTTTACAACCTCTGGGCCATCTGTCACCACCATGGGCAACACTATGAAGAAGCTCATTAAAGAGACTCTGTCCATATAG
- the LOC100117840 gene encoding prolactin-releasing peptide receptor isoform X1, whose amino-acid sequence MSSSQALNHSQNASVLEPANDFITSNLAVRVVIITFYVSIFLLGLFGNALVCFVVARNRQMQTVTNLFITNLALSDILLCALGVPFTPSYTFLERWVFGDSLCHLVPYAQGVSIYISTLTLTGIAVDRFLVILYPFRPRMKIGVCLSIIVTIWIVALLLTLPYGLYMQFQSAGKIRYCEENWPDEQFRRTFSLLTSVLQFVVPFIVIAFCYICVSIRLNDRAKMKPGSKTSRREEADRERKKRTNRMLIAMVAIFGVSWLPLNIVNMVEDFYQPAQDWSYYKVLFFMAHCLAMSSTCYNPFLYAWLNENFRKEFKQVLPCFSRGSECDGPARLGGRSELRTCNGNEQTVQESLLPSQMAKQYSGCEMISLEPTTNITKDLD is encoded by the exons ATGTCGAGTTCCCAGGCGTTGAACCACTCGCAGAACGCGAGCGTGCTGGAGCCGGCCAACGACTTCATCACCTCGAACCTGGCCGTCCGCGTGGTCATCATCACCTTCTACGTGAGCATCTTCCTCCTGGGCCTCTTCGGCAACGCCCTGGTCTGCTTCGTGGTCGCGCGCAATCGCCAGATGCAGACGGTCACGAACCTCTTCATTACCAACCTGGCCCTCAGCGACATCCTCCTCTGCGCTCTGGGTGTTCCCTTCACGCCCTCCTACACCTTCCTGGAGAGGTGGGTCTTCGGCGATAGTCTGTGCCACCTGGTCCCTTACGCTCAGGGCGTAAGCATCTACATCAGCACGTTGACGCTGACAGGTATCGCGGTTGACCGGTTCCTGGTGATTCTCTACCCGTTCAGACCCAGGATGAAGATCGGCGTGTGCCTCTCCATCATCGTGACCATCTGGATCGTGGCGTTGCTCCTGACCCTGCCCTACGGTCTCTACATGCAGTTCCAGTCGGCCGGGAAGATCCGCTACTGCGAGGAAAACTGGCCAGACGAGCAGTTCCGCAGGACCTTCAGCCTGTTGACTTCGGTACTGCAGTTCGTCGTGCCGTTCATCGTCATAGCCTTCTGCTACATCTGCGTGAGCATCAGGCTGAACGACCGGGCGAAGATGAAGCCCGGCAGCAAGACCAGCAGGAGGGAGGAAGCCGAccgggagagaaagaagaggacCAACCGGATGCTGATCGCGATGGTCGCGATATTCGGGGTCAGCTGGCTGCCGCTCAACATCGTCAACATGGTCGAGGACTTCTACCAGCCGGCCCAGGACTGGAGCTACTACAAGGTGCTCTTCTTCATGGCCCACTGCCTGGCCATGAGCAGCACCTGTTACAACCCCTTCCTCTACGCCTGGCTGAACGAGAACTTCAGGAAGGAATTCAAACAG GTGCTGCCGTGCTTCAGCCGCGGATCCGAGTGCGACGGTCCAGCTCGACTGGGCGGCCGGAGCGAGCTGCGCACCTGCAACGGCAACGAGCAGACCGTCCAGGAGAGCTTACTGCCCAGCCAGATGGCCAAGCAGTATTCCGGCTGCGAGATGATCTCGCTCGAGCCTACCACCAACATCACCAAGGACCTCGACTGA
- the LOC100117765 gene encoding aldose 1-epimerase-like isoform X2, with the protein MTTSRNCKCNNVSIVEGIFGEVCADNPNDELENVESVLSSCGEGDHSTGKENESIKIKSYTMCNANRMEVKVITWGATIVSIKCPDKYGDTADVVLGFDDLESYLDPSLNSYIGCILGRCANRIMDGSFKIKDTDYFLTRNEMDRHHLHGGTNGFGRRIWESHLEDGCSVIMSYLSADGDEGYPGAVLVTAKFKLTDDNRLTIGIRASTSKPTLVNLSHGSLFNLAGHDAGEEELRSHKITLNCDRWTVSEFEDPVPTGAIRGVGGTTMDLRIAKTIGESVDKATLGKGFDHNFCVLRNSQPEVSFVARALHPKTGRFLEIYSDQPGVQFYTASRLPPYTPATIFPCDDQVVDCADPCDCETESSNAESHVSEKNKLQFLPGKAGAEYKRFCAFGLQPQNYPNAVNVAKFPCPILRPGQVYYHDLIYKFGVQLCDSL; encoded by the exons ATGACGACTAGTCGAAATTGCAAGTGCAACAACGTAAGCATAGTCGAAGGCATTTTTGGCGAAGTTTGCGCAG ACAATCCCAACGACGAGTTAGAAAATGTCGAATCCGTCCTGTCGTCCTGCGGTGAAGGCGACCATAGTACGGGCAAAGAGAACGAGTCAATCAAGATCAAGTCCTACACGATGTGCAACGCTAATCGGATGGAGGTCAAGGTCATAACCTGGGGGGCGACGATCGTGTCAATCAAGTGTCCTGATAAGTACGGAGATACAGCCGATGTCGTTCTTGGCTTCGACGATCTCGAGA gTTACTTAGATCCAAGTCTCAATTCTTACATCGGATGTATCCTCGGCCGATGCGCAAACCGAATTATGGACGGGTCTTTCAAGATAAAGGATACTGATTATTTCTTGACGAGAAACGAGATGGACAGACATCACTTGCATGGCGGA ACGAACGGATTTGGTCGTCGAATCTGGGAATCGCACCTGGAGGACGGTTGTTCTGTGATAATGAGCTATTTGAGCGCCGATGGAGACGAGGGTTATCCTGGAGCGGTTTTGGTCACGGCCAAGTTCAAACTGACGGATGACAATCGGTTGACGATCGGTATTCGCGCGAGCACGTCGAAACCAACGCTTGTCAACCTGTCGCATGGTTCTCTCTTCAATCTTGCTGGACAC GACGCGGGTGAAGAGGAGTTGAGGTCTCATAAGATCACGTTAAACTGCGATCGCTGGACTGTCTCCGAATTCGAAGATCCGGTTCCAACGGGTGCAATACGAGGTGTTGGCGGTACGACTATGGATCTTAGGATAGCAAAAACGATAGGTGAATCTGTAGACAAG GCTACATTGGGCAAAGGCTTCGATCATAACTTCTGCGTTCTTCGAAACTCGCAACCGGAAGTTTCTTTCGTCGCTAGAGCCCTGCACCCAAAAACTGGAAG GTTTCTCGAGATCTATTCCGATCAACCAGGCGTACAATTCTACACAGCCAGTAGATTGCCACCTTACACTCCGGCCACTATCTTTCCCTGCGACGATCAAGTCGTCGATTGTGCTGATCCTTGCGACTGTGAAACTGAAAGTAGTAATGCCGAAAGTCACGTTTCGGAGAAGAACAAGCTGCAGTTCCTGCCAGGAAAGGCCGGAGCCGAATACAAGAGATTCTGCGCGTTTGGACTGCAACCACAGAATTATCCTAACGCTGTGAACGTC GCAAAGTTTCCATGTCCCATTCTACGTCCCGGTCAAGTCTACTATCACGATCTGATTTACAAATTCGGAGTCCAGCTCTGCGATTCTTTGTAA
- the LOC100117806 gene encoding kinesin-like protein KIF23 has translation MKSARKQAPSSARKPPRPKHSNNMASRDPVQVFCRLRPMQFPSDISCMKILSDTTIVITPPESAMNFRNGAQKEIQTTFTRVFTENISQREVFQVVSLPLVENLIHGKNGLLFTYGVTGSGKTFTMTGEPNDSGVMPRCLDVIFNSISNYQAKKFIFKPDKLNGFDVQSDTDAMLDRQNELHAGITTPRNPKTPRARKTVAESDSDSNPIITREVDDSRTVSVDPDYVYAVFVTYVEIYNNSVYDLLEEDEVRAKTLQSKIIREDGNKNMYVHAVTEIEVKSSDEAFEVFQRGQRRRRVAHTALNAESSRSHSVFTIRLVQAPLDSEGESVIQDKRVVCVSQLSLVDLAGSERTNRTKNTGQRLREAGNINNSLMTLRSCMETLRENQNQGTNKMVPYRDSKLTHLFKNYFDGEGQVRMIVCVNPRADDYDETIQVMKFAEMTQEVQVARPTVTKLDLGFTPGRRQANKIFKEARSRLEKEGRTEAADLEVDIGLVYSLGGPFPELEITSPHNDQIIVTLMNFLEQRINKRNLLRADLEQKQNDFRKMLLNMEQENMNLKVENATLKASGAQQKKKVSALEGHLCKTEAQIDSLLRKLNTANDTIRTLQQELKDRDLALNQRMIDKQRVKQKYTSKMQHETDKMNRELEMKLKAQREHLQNQMKDKEDKLRLVKQILVDDNGTIPVLKDSDDDAGQQQQMVTKTPGRPDMRSRRDRVGVSNPRYRRSQSADRWVDHRPENLAPLGTVLQPLMRRRRSITKLTSPKEITDGASRYCLTAQNQDSEGELETKLYKADILPTSGGGAQVVFNDIECLKQMSPTGQRKRSCPPPDKPDGNHVSANYINHCANQEMTSKRPRK, from the exons ATGAAGTCTGC acgCAAGCAAGCACCTTCATCGGCACGCAAGCCGCCTCGACCAAAGCACAGCAACAACATGGCATCAAGAGACCCAGTGCAAGTATTTTGTCGACTGAGGCCCATGCAGTTTCCCAGTGATATATCGTGCATGAAGATCTTGTCGGATACAACCATTGTCATAACACCACCAGAATCTGCTATGAACTTCAGGAATGGAGCTCAGAAGGAAATTCAGACTACCTTCACTCGTGTGTTCACAGAAAATATTTCTCAGAGGGAAGTTTTCCAAGTAGTTTCTTTACCTCTAGTGGAAAATTTGATACATGGGAAGAATGGTTTGTTGTTCACTTATGGTGTGACAGGCAGTGGAAAGACATTTACTATGACAGGAGAGCCAAATGACAGTGGTGTTATGCCAAGATGCTTGGATGTGATTTTCAACAGTATATCTAATTACCAAGctaaaaaatttatctttaagCCTGACAAACTTAATGGTTTTGATGTACAAAGTGATACTGATGCTATGCTTGATAGACAGAATGAGCTTCATGCTGGTATCACGACGCCACGTAATCCAAAGACACCTAGGGC tCGAAAAACAGTAGCAGAAAGCGATAGTGATAGTAACCCAATAATCACCAGAGAAGTAGATGACTCCAGAACAGTTTCTGTTGATCCAGACTATGTGTATGCTGTTTTTGTCACTTATGTGGAAATTTACAATAACAGTGTTTATGATCTTCTTGAAGAAGATGAAGTTAGAGCAAA aACTCTACAAAGTAAGATTATTCGTGAAGacggaaataaaaatatgtacgtACATGCCGTCACTGAAATAGAAGTAAAAAGTTCAGATGAAGCTTTTGAAGTTTTTCAACGTGGACAACGCAGACGACGTGTCGCTCACACGGCTCTTAATGCAGAATCTAGTAGATCTCATAGTGTTTTTACTATACGTCTTGTGCAG GCACCACTAGACAGCGAGGGTGAATCCGTGATTCAAGACAAGCGAGTTGTATGCGTGAGCCAGCTATCACTGGTTGACTTGGCAGGCAGTGAGCGCACGAACCGCACGAAGAACACAGGCCAACGTCTGCGTGAGGCAGGCAACATCAACAACTCTCTCATGACACTACGATCCTGTATGGAGACACTCCGGGAGAACCAGAACCAGGGCACAAACAAAATGGTGCCTTACCGGGATTCCAAACTCACGCATTTGTTCAAGAATTATTTTGATGGAGAGGGACAGGTTCGGATGATAGTTTGCGTTAATCCACGAGCTGATGACTACGACGAAACTATT CAAGTGATGAAATTCGCCGAGATGACCCAAGAAGTGCAGGTGGCTAGGCCTACTGTGACAAAATTGGATCTTGGTTTCACGCCCGGTAGACGGCAGGCCAACAAG attttcaaAGAAGCTCGGAGCAGATTGGAAAAAGAAGGCCGTACAGAAGCTGCAGATTTGGAAGTCGATATTGGTTTAGTTTACAG cCTTGGCGGACCATTCCCAGAACTGGAAATCACAAGCCCACACAACGATCAAATAATCGTAACTTTGATGAACTTTTTGGAGCAGAGAATAAATAAAAGGAATTTACTGCGCGCTGATCTAGAACAGAAAC AAAACGACTTTAGAAAAATGTTGTTAAACATGGAACAAGAAAATATGAATCTCAAAGTTGAAAACGCAACTTTAAAGGCCTCTGGGGCACAGCAAAAGAAAAAGGTATCTGCATTAGAAGGTCATTTGTGTAAAACAGAAGCTCAAATCGATAGTTTATTACGAAAACTCAACACAGCAAATGATACTATTAGAACTCTTCAACAAGAG ttaaaaGATCGAGACTTGGCGTTGAATCAGCGAATGATCGACAAACAGAGAGTGAAACAGAAGTACACATCCAAAATGCAACACGAAACCGATAAAATGAATCGGGAACTTGAAATGAAACTGAAAGCTCAGCGCGAACATCTTCAGAATCAAATGAAGGATAAAGAGGACAAACTTCGTCTTGTCAAACAAATTCTTGTAGACGACAATGGCACTATTCCTGTGCTAAAAGACTCGGACGATGACGCAGGCCAGCAGCAACAGATGGTCACAAAGACACCAGGTCGACCGGATATGCGATCGCGCAGGGATCGTGTAGGAGTCTCAAATCCTCGCTACAGGCGTTCTCAAAGTGCTGACCGATGGGTCGACCATAGACCTGAAAATCTTGCGCCTCTTGGAACAGTTTTACAACCACTTATGAGGCGACGAAGAAGTATCACAAAACTTACAAGCCCTAAGGAGATAACCGATGGAGCTTCGAGATATTGCCTTACGGCGCAGAATCAAGACTCCGAGGGTGAACTTGAAACAAAGCTTTACAAA GCTGACATACTGCCGACCAGTGGTGGTGGAGCCCAGGTCGTATTTAATGACATTGAGTGTCTCAAGCAGATGTCGCCCACCGGTCAGCGCAAGCGAAGCTGTCCGCCACCTGATAAACCAGATGGTAATCATGTCAGCGCGAATTATATAAATCACTGCGCGAATCAAGAGATGACATCCAAAAGACCTAGAAAATGA
- the LOC100117765 gene encoding aldose 1-epimerase-like isoform X3, whose protein sequence is MCNANRMEVKVITWGATIVSIKCPDKYGDTADVVLGFDDLESYLDPSLNSYIGCILGRCANRIMDGSFKIKDTDYFLTRNEMDRHHLHGGVREQKEISSAHIDPHFDSVALNFHSKPIFAAKKNEHFLSSSSKQQLINCQTNGFGRRIWESHLEDGCSVIMSYLSADGDEGYPGAVLVTAKFKLTDDNRLTIGIRASTSKPTLVNLSHGSLFNLAGHDAGEEELRSHKITLNCDRWTVSEFEDPVPTGAIRGVGGTTMDLRIAKTIGESVDKATLGKGFDHNFCVLRNSQPEVSFVARALHPKTGRFLEIYSDQPGVQFYTASRLPPYTPATIFPCDDQVVDCADPCDCETESSNAESHVSEKNKLQFLPGKAGAEYKRFCAFGLQPQNYPNAVNVAKFPCPILRPGQVYYHDLIYKFGVQLCDSL, encoded by the exons ATGTGCAACGCTAATCGGATGGAGGTCAAGGTCATAACCTGGGGGGCGACGATCGTGTCAATCAAGTGTCCTGATAAGTACGGAGATACAGCCGATGTCGTTCTTGGCTTCGACGATCTCGAGA gTTACTTAGATCCAAGTCTCAATTCTTACATCGGATGTATCCTCGGCCGATGCGCAAACCGAATTATGGACGGGTCTTTCAAGATAAAGGATACTGATTATTTCTTGACGAGAAACGAGATGGACAGACATCACTTGCATGGCGGAGTAAGGgaacaaaaagaaatttcGTCCGCGCATATCGATCCGCACTTTGACTCGGTGGCTCTTAATTTTCATAGCAAGCCTATATTCGCCGCAAAAAAGAACGAACATTTTTTGTCCAGCTCGTCGAAGCAGCAACTAATTAACTGCCAA ACGAACGGATTTGGTCGTCGAATCTGGGAATCGCACCTGGAGGACGGTTGTTCTGTGATAATGAGCTATTTGAGCGCCGATGGAGACGAGGGTTATCCTGGAGCGGTTTTGGTCACGGCCAAGTTCAAACTGACGGATGACAATCGGTTGACGATCGGTATTCGCGCGAGCACGTCGAAACCAACGCTTGTCAACCTGTCGCATGGTTCTCTCTTCAATCTTGCTGGACAC GACGCGGGTGAAGAGGAGTTGAGGTCTCATAAGATCACGTTAAACTGCGATCGCTGGACTGTCTCCGAATTCGAAGATCCGGTTCCAACGGGTGCAATACGAGGTGTTGGCGGTACGACTATGGATCTTAGGATAGCAAAAACGATAGGTGAATCTGTAGACAAG GCTACATTGGGCAAAGGCTTCGATCATAACTTCTGCGTTCTTCGAAACTCGCAACCGGAAGTTTCTTTCGTCGCTAGAGCCCTGCACCCAAAAACTGGAAG GTTTCTCGAGATCTATTCCGATCAACCAGGCGTACAATTCTACACAGCCAGTAGATTGCCACCTTACACTCCGGCCACTATCTTTCCCTGCGACGATCAAGTCGTCGATTGTGCTGATCCTTGCGACTGTGAAACTGAAAGTAGTAATGCCGAAAGTCACGTTTCGGAGAAGAACAAGCTGCAGTTCCTGCCAGGAAAGGCCGGAGCCGAATACAAGAGATTCTGCGCGTTTGGACTGCAACCACAGAATTATCCTAACGCTGTGAACGTC GCAAAGTTTCCATGTCCCATTCTACGTCCCGGTCAAGTCTACTATCACGATCTGATTTACAAATTCGGAGTCCAGCTCTGCGATTCTTTGTAA
- the LOC100117840 gene encoding prolactin-releasing peptide receptor isoform X3, translating to MSSSQALNHSQNASVLEPANDFITSNLAVRVVIITFYVSIFLLGLFGNALVCFVVARNRQMQTVTNLFITNLALSDILLCALGVPFTPSYTFLERWVFGDSLCHLVPYAQGVSIYISTLTLTGIAVDRFLVILYPFRPRMKIGVCLSIIVTIWIVALLLTLPYGLYMQFQSAGKIRYCEENWPDEQFRRTFSLLTSVLQFVVPFIVIAFCYICVSIRLNDRAKMKPGSKTSRREEADRERKKRTNRMLIAMVAIFGVSWLPLNIVNMVEDFYQPAQDWSYYKVLFFMAHCLAMSSTCYNPFLYAWLNENFRKEFKQVNLLVASPLRRLLPRASSSRGEHEVVGGNVCCTEH from the coding sequence ATGTCGAGTTCCCAGGCGTTGAACCACTCGCAGAACGCGAGCGTGCTGGAGCCGGCCAACGACTTCATCACCTCGAACCTGGCCGTCCGCGTGGTCATCATCACCTTCTACGTGAGCATCTTCCTCCTGGGCCTCTTCGGCAACGCCCTGGTCTGCTTCGTGGTCGCGCGCAATCGCCAGATGCAGACGGTCACGAACCTCTTCATTACCAACCTGGCCCTCAGCGACATCCTCCTCTGCGCTCTGGGTGTTCCCTTCACGCCCTCCTACACCTTCCTGGAGAGGTGGGTCTTCGGCGATAGTCTGTGCCACCTGGTCCCTTACGCTCAGGGCGTAAGCATCTACATCAGCACGTTGACGCTGACAGGTATCGCGGTTGACCGGTTCCTGGTGATTCTCTACCCGTTCAGACCCAGGATGAAGATCGGCGTGTGCCTCTCCATCATCGTGACCATCTGGATCGTGGCGTTGCTCCTGACCCTGCCCTACGGTCTCTACATGCAGTTCCAGTCGGCCGGGAAGATCCGCTACTGCGAGGAAAACTGGCCAGACGAGCAGTTCCGCAGGACCTTCAGCCTGTTGACTTCGGTACTGCAGTTCGTCGTGCCGTTCATCGTCATAGCCTTCTGCTACATCTGCGTGAGCATCAGGCTGAACGACCGGGCGAAGATGAAGCCCGGCAGCAAGACCAGCAGGAGGGAGGAAGCCGAccgggagagaaagaagaggacCAACCGGATGCTGATCGCGATGGTCGCGATATTCGGGGTCAGCTGGCTGCCGCTCAACATCGTCAACATGGTCGAGGACTTCTACCAGCCGGCCCAGGACTGGAGCTACTACAAGGTGCTCTTCTTCATGGCCCACTGCCTGGCCATGAGCAGCACCTGTTACAACCCCTTCCTCTACGCCTGGCTGAACGAGAACTTCAGGAAGGAATTCAAACAG
- the LOC100117765 gene encoding aldose 1-epimerase-like isoform X1, which produces MTTSRNCKCNNVSIVEGIFGEVCADNPNDELENVESVLSSCGEGDHSTGKENESIKIKSYTMCNANRMEVKVITWGATIVSIKCPDKYGDTADVVLGFDDLESYLDPSLNSYIGCILGRCANRIMDGSFKIKDTDYFLTRNEMDRHHLHGGVREQKEISSAHIDPHFDSVALNFHSKPIFAAKKNEHFLSSSSKQQLINCQTNGFGRRIWESHLEDGCSVIMSYLSADGDEGYPGAVLVTAKFKLTDDNRLTIGIRASTSKPTLVNLSHGSLFNLAGHDAGEEELRSHKITLNCDRWTVSEFEDPVPTGAIRGVGGTTMDLRIAKTIGESVDKATLGKGFDHNFCVLRNSQPEVSFVARALHPKTGRFLEIYSDQPGVQFYTASRLPPYTPATIFPCDDQVVDCADPCDCETESSNAESHVSEKNKLQFLPGKAGAEYKRFCAFGLQPQNYPNAVNVAKFPCPILRPGQVYYHDLIYKFGVQLCDSL; this is translated from the exons ATGACGACTAGTCGAAATTGCAAGTGCAACAACGTAAGCATAGTCGAAGGCATTTTTGGCGAAGTTTGCGCAG ACAATCCCAACGACGAGTTAGAAAATGTCGAATCCGTCCTGTCGTCCTGCGGTGAAGGCGACCATAGTACGGGCAAAGAGAACGAGTCAATCAAGATCAAGTCCTACACGATGTGCAACGCTAATCGGATGGAGGTCAAGGTCATAACCTGGGGGGCGACGATCGTGTCAATCAAGTGTCCTGATAAGTACGGAGATACAGCCGATGTCGTTCTTGGCTTCGACGATCTCGAGA gTTACTTAGATCCAAGTCTCAATTCTTACATCGGATGTATCCTCGGCCGATGCGCAAACCGAATTATGGACGGGTCTTTCAAGATAAAGGATACTGATTATTTCTTGACGAGAAACGAGATGGACAGACATCACTTGCATGGCGGAGTAAGGgaacaaaaagaaatttcGTCCGCGCATATCGATCCGCACTTTGACTCGGTGGCTCTTAATTTTCATAGCAAGCCTATATTCGCCGCAAAAAAGAACGAACATTTTTTGTCCAGCTCGTCGAAGCAGCAACTAATTAACTGCCAA ACGAACGGATTTGGTCGTCGAATCTGGGAATCGCACCTGGAGGACGGTTGTTCTGTGATAATGAGCTATTTGAGCGCCGATGGAGACGAGGGTTATCCTGGAGCGGTTTTGGTCACGGCCAAGTTCAAACTGACGGATGACAATCGGTTGACGATCGGTATTCGCGCGAGCACGTCGAAACCAACGCTTGTCAACCTGTCGCATGGTTCTCTCTTCAATCTTGCTGGACAC GACGCGGGTGAAGAGGAGTTGAGGTCTCATAAGATCACGTTAAACTGCGATCGCTGGACTGTCTCCGAATTCGAAGATCCGGTTCCAACGGGTGCAATACGAGGTGTTGGCGGTACGACTATGGATCTTAGGATAGCAAAAACGATAGGTGAATCTGTAGACAAG GCTACATTGGGCAAAGGCTTCGATCATAACTTCTGCGTTCTTCGAAACTCGCAACCGGAAGTTTCTTTCGTCGCTAGAGCCCTGCACCCAAAAACTGGAAG GTTTCTCGAGATCTATTCCGATCAACCAGGCGTACAATTCTACACAGCCAGTAGATTGCCACCTTACACTCCGGCCACTATCTTTCCCTGCGACGATCAAGTCGTCGATTGTGCTGATCCTTGCGACTGTGAAACTGAAAGTAGTAATGCCGAAAGTCACGTTTCGGAGAAGAACAAGCTGCAGTTCCTGCCAGGAAAGGCCGGAGCCGAATACAAGAGATTCTGCGCGTTTGGACTGCAACCACAGAATTATCCTAACGCTGTGAACGTC GCAAAGTTTCCATGTCCCATTCTACGTCCCGGTCAAGTCTACTATCACGATCTGATTTACAAATTCGGAGTCCAGCTCTGCGATTCTTTGTAA